A DNA window from Aphelocoma coerulescens isolate FSJ_1873_10779 unplaced genomic scaffold, UR_Acoe_1.0 HiC_scaffold_46, whole genome shotgun sequence contains the following coding sequences:
- the LOC138101780 gene encoding zinc finger protein 3-like, which produces MEEEARIHTDERPFRCPDCRKGFKQNSHLITHRRIHTRERPYECPQCGKSFSKSSSFIIHQCIHTGERPYECPECGKRFQTSSSLLRHQRIHRDERPFRCPDCRKGFRYNSTLVTHRRIHTGERPYECPHCGKSFSDSSNLTRHQRRHR; this is translated from the coding sequence cggattcacacggatgagaggcccttccgctgccccgactgcaggaagggatTCAAACAAAACTCCCACCTCatcacccaccggcgcatccacaccagggagaggccctatgagtgtccccagtgtgggaagagcttctcaaaGAGCTCCTCCTTCATCATCCACCagtgcatccacactggggagaggccctatgagtgtcccgagtgtgggaagaggtttcagaccagctccagtctcctccggcaccagcggattcacagggatgagaggcccttccgctgccccgactgcaggaagggcttcaggtACAACTCCACCCTCgtcacccaccggcgcatccacaccggggagcggccctacgagtgtccccactgtgggaagagcttctcagacAGCTCTAACTTGACcagacaccaacggaggcaccgctaa